The Halorarum halophilum genome contains the following window.
ATGATCGTCCCCGTGTCGGTCCGCGGCAGCGGCTCGGTCCGGATCGCGTACGCCCGCGGTCGCTTGAAGTTCGCCAGGTGGTCGCTCTCACAGCAGAACTCGTCGAGGTCGTCGTCGGTGACGGAGCCGTCGGTCACGACGACCGCGGTGACGCGCTGTCCCCAGTGGTCGTCCTCGATGCCGAACACGAGCGCCTCGCTCACCGCCTCGTGGCGCTCGAGCGCGTGCTCGACCTCCGCGGGGTAGATGTTCTCCCCGCCGCAGGTGAACATGTTGTCCACCCGGTCGACGATGTAGAGGTAGCCGTCCTCGTCGACGGTGGCCACGTCGCGCGTCCGGAGCCACTCGTCGAAGAAGCTCTTCTCCTGCGCGCTCGGGTTGTCGATGTAGCCGTCGGACTTGCCCGGCCCGCGGGCGATGATCTCGCCCTGTTCGCCGGGGTCGACGGTCGCCTCCGGGTCAGGGTGGTCGGTCACCGGCGCCGGCTCGACGACCCGGATCTCCCACGAGAACGCCTCCTTGCCGATGGTCCCCGGGTGGTCCTCCTGGGCCGAGGGGTGCGCGAACGTGAGGTCCGGGCCGGCCTCGGTCATGCCGTAGGTGTTGTAGAACCCCTCGCACAGCAGCGACGTCGTGCGCTCGACGAGCTCCGGCGAGACGATGGCGCCGCCGGTCCGGATGTACTCCAGCGACCCCGTGTCGTACCCCTCCACCTCCTGCGCCCCGTTGAGGGCGTCGAGCTGGGTCGGCACCGCGAGCAGGCCGCTGGCCCCGTGCTCCTCGATCAGTTCGAGCGCCTCCACCGGGTCGAAGCTCGCGTGGAGGACGACGGTCGCCCCGGCGAGGAAGTGCGGGTAGAGCCAGGCGTCGGAGGTGACCATGTGGTACCAGGGCGTCGTCACGATCGCCGTGTCCGTCTCGTCGACGCCGTGCTCCATCACGACCTGGACCGCGCCGAGCCACATCTGCTCGCCGTCGAACGGGACGGCCTTCGGCTGGCTCGTCGTCCCGCTGGTGTAGAAGACGCTGCACTCCCCGCCCGCCGGGAGGTCGTCGTGGAGGTCGTCGTCCGCGTCCGCGAGCACCGCCTCGTAGGACTCGACGCCCTCGGCGTCGACGTCGGCCTCGCCGGCGTGGATGGCGGTCTCGAACTCGCCGCGCTCGAGCATCTCGAGTGCCGTCTCGGCGTTCGCGTCGTCGAAGATCAGCCCCTCCGCGTCGGCGTTCTCCGCCATCCGGACGAGCTCGCCGGACTTCCCCCGGAACGAGAGCTGCACCGTCGCGGAGCCCCGCTTGTGGCCCGCGATCATCGACTCGACCGCCGCCGGCCCGTTCAGCGCGAGCACCGCACACCGGCCGGCCCCGATCCGCTCCCGGAGGGCGTTCGACAGTCGGGTGCTCCGTCGGTCGAACTCGCGGTAGGTGAACGAGCGACCGTCGTCCGTGACGATGGCCGTGTCCTCCCCGTAACATCGGACAGTGCGCTCGAATGCCTCTAGATACTCCATGGGTGTCTGAACTGTGCTAGGACACCTCATGTGCGGGTAAAACAGTTGCGGTCCCCCTCGACGCAGTCACGCGAATCCCGGCCGATTCGGGTGGGTTTTTCCATCGGTTCGTCGAACCGCGACCATGCCGAACCGACGCGGGGTGGAGGTCGTCCGGGCGCTCGCCTCGCAGGTGAAGCCCACGTTCATGCTCCCGGCGATCGGGATGGCGGCGTTCGGCGGCCTGCTGGCGCCGGTCGTCTCCCCGACGACGTTCGCGCTCCACGTCGGGGGCGTCGGCCTCGCGCTCTACGTCGCCCACCTCGTCGACGAGTACGTCGACACCTACGTCAGGGGGGAGGAGGAACCGGCCGCCTCCCGGCGGGTCCTCGCGCTCGGGGTCGTCCTCGCCAGCGTGGGTTTCCTCGCCCTCCTGCTCGCGCTCGCGTCGACTGCCGGACCTCTCGCGGGGCTGAGCCTGCTCCCGTTGTGGATCCTCGCCCTGCTCCACGCGCCCGTCCTCGACAGAA
Protein-coding sequences here:
- a CDS encoding class I adenylate-forming enzyme family protein; amino-acid sequence: MEYLEAFERTVRCYGEDTAIVTDDGRSFTYREFDRRSTRLSNALRERIGAGRCAVLALNGPAAVESMIAGHKRGSATVQLSFRGKSGELVRMAENADAEGLIFDDANAETALEMLERGEFETAIHAGEADVDAEGVESYEAVLADADDDLHDDLPAGGECSVFYTSGTTSQPKAVPFDGEQMWLGAVQVVMEHGVDETDTAIVTTPWYHMVTSDAWLYPHFLAGATVVLHASFDPVEALELIEEHGASGLLAVPTQLDALNGAQEVEGYDTGSLEYIRTGGAIVSPELVERTTSLLCEGFYNTYGMTEAGPDLTFAHPSAQEDHPGTIGKEAFSWEIRVVEPAPVTDHPDPEATVDPGEQGEIIARGPGKSDGYIDNPSAQEKSFFDEWLRTRDVATVDEDGYLYIVDRVDNMFTCGGENIYPAEVEHALERHEAVSEALVFGIEDDHWGQRVTAVVVTDGSVTDDDLDEFCCESDHLANFKRPRAYAIRTEPLPRTDTGTIMREQVVAEHFG